The Rhinatrema bivittatum chromosome 4, aRhiBiv1.1, whole genome shotgun sequence genome window below encodes:
- the FAM104A gene encoding protein FAM104A — protein MLPDSRKRRRNSNEKDSHVPQSKRCSRNHMFLDSWDTESSGSDSSSINSPDRASGPENSLNQMLAGSSPEIPQSFSLQEQSALSQGPYFHINQILKEAHFSSLQHRGRPSP, from the exons AAAAAGGAGACGGAACAGTAATGAAAAAGACAGTCATGTGCCGCAGTCTAAGCGGTGCAGCAGGAACCACATGTTTCTGGACTCTTGGGATACGGAG TCCTCCGgaagtgacagcagcagcatcaACAGCCCTGACAGAGCAAGTGGCCCCGAAAACAGCTTAAATCAGATGCTAGCAGGGTCCAGTCCTGAAATCCCTCAGTCCTTCTCCTTACAGGAGCAGTCTGCACTAAGCCAAGGTCCTTACTTTCACATCAACCAGATCCTGAAGGAGGCACACTTCTCCAGCTTACAGCACCGGGGCCGCCCCTCACCTTGA